ATCAGCACTCCATTCCTCCAAACTCCCTGCAAGAAATCCTCCACTTGAATCATATAAAACTCGTCCAAATCCTCCACATCAAACGCAGAAGGATCAAGCACTGCACTCATTAGCATTAACTTAACTCTTTCTGTTATCACAATTCTCGAAGGCGTTCCAAGAAAAACCCATTGGGCCATTCATCAATAAAATCGCCATCTTCGTCAAGGTGTAAACGTTCTGCTTTCGCTCCTTCAGGTCCACGACTCACATAGATAACCGAGACATCTTCCGGCTCGAGGAGCTTTTTACGAATTAAGCGTTGCAGACGCAAGATCAGATGCTCACTATGGGTCTCGACAATGAATCGGTTTTGGCGCGGCTCTTTAATCGCTTCCGCTAAGAGATCACCGAGATCTGCTTGTAACTTCGGATGCACGTGAACTTCAGGCTGTTCAATGGAGATAATTTGTTCCTTCGCAACTAAACTCTGAACAATAAAGGGAAGCAGTTGACTGACACCAAAACCGACATCTGGCAGAGCCACATTTACGCGTTCTTTTCGACGTGTATCTATAAGTCTCATTTCGAAAAGATCGCCTGAATTGCCTCCCACCGGTTTTACCTCTATTTCATACCCCATATCAAGTTTTTTGAGCCATTCATTTGTCTCCTCAACCAATTCATGATGACGAAACAGCAAATCGGGAAGTAAATTCCCTCGATACCCAACATCTTGGGGGCTAGTCCCAGTAAAGATGTACCATCTTTCTGGAGGCCGTCGAAAAGGTGCCATCGGAAAAAGAGCACCCAAGGTTTGTTCTAAGGCGTGACCTATTGCCATAGCTAGTTGAACGATCTCAAATGGTCTATCATCAGATTGCTGAAGTAATAGCCAGCCAGGCCCTGTCAGCCAAGGTTTCCTTTCACCAGATATAACTCCAACTGGAAGGAGTCCCTGCATCCCTAGAACTATACTCATCTCTTCCTTGCGTCTTCTGGAAATGTAGGTTTCCAAATCAATATCCGATTGGAAAAAATCAATATCATCCTTTAAAGCGTTCAGTTCTTCTTGCA
This portion of the Candidatus Poribacteria bacterium genome encodes:
- a CDS encoding AAA family ATPase, encoding MLQSLELENFKAFGERAHVPFAPITLIFGENSAGKSTILQILYLLKQTLESRETGALLLPRTENGIVDLGGFQEMLFDHDLKRTLSVRVETKLNRQLAIKFSFRRPSLEEEILLDQIELYHGNPSMCIAKFQPSDASEDLDELSNRMVFLLDSFFLDPSLGGSRGIMPSKVSAVKCVWLTKEPEYWKPEFEWCKERQGKILNGLKERLDDKTHSEEEFRGDNSKLQEELNALKDDIDFFQSDIDLETYISRRRKEEMSIVLGMQGLLPVGVISGERKPWLTGPGWLLLQQSDDRPFEIVQLAMAIGHALEQTLGALFPMAPFRRPPERWYIFTGTSPQDVGYRGNLLPDLLFRHHELVEETNEWLKKLDMGYEIEVKPVGGNSGDLFEMRLIDTRRKERVNVALPDVGFGVSQLLPFIVQSLVAKEQIISIEQPEVHVHPKLQADLGDLLAEAIKEPRQNRFIVETHSEHLILRLQRLIRKKLLEPEDVSVIYVSRGPEGAKAERLHLDEDGDFIDEWPNGFFLERLREL